The following are encoded in a window of Ricinus communis isolate WT05 ecotype wild-type chromosome 4, ASM1957865v1, whole genome shotgun sequence genomic DNA:
- the LOC125369831 gene encoding uncharacterized protein LOC125369831 — protein MEVMPKKGGTTMVKNEKDELIPTRTIPIALEDQEKTTFTCPYDTFAYRRMPFRLCNAPANSQRCMMAIFHDMIEESMEVFMDDFSAFELLKEKLTTTHVMVSPNWGLPFELMYDASNITVRAVLGQRLDKKFQPIYYASKTLTDA, from the exons atggag GTTATGCCCAAGAAAGGAGGCACGACGATGGTcaagaatgagaaggatgagctgatACCGACTAGGACA ATTCCTATTGCACTTGAGGACCAAGAGAAAACCACTTTCACTTGCCCCTATGATACGTTCGCATATAGGAGGATGCCATTCCGTTTGTGCAATGCACCTGCTAATTCCCAAAGGTGTATGATGGCAATCTTCCATGATATGATTGAAGAGTCTATGGAGGTGttcatggatgacttctct gcttttgagttacttaagGAGAAGCTAACTACAACCCATGTTATGGTTTCGCCTAATTGGGGGCTACCTTTTGAGCTAATGTATGATGCTAGTAATATTACAGTTAGAGCTGTTTTAGGACAGAGGCTTGACAAGAAGTTCCAACCAATctattatgctagcaagacattGACAGATGCCTAG